One genomic window of [Clostridium] scindens ATCC 35704 includes the following:
- a CDS encoding LL-diaminopimelate aminotransferase, with amino-acid sequence MFKVNDDYLKLPGSYLFSTIGKKVAAFQEANPDQDIIRLGIGDVTQPLAPAIIDALHGAVDEMAHAETFHGYAPDLGYEFLRSAMAKNDYQDKGCDIKADEIFISDGAKCDSGNIQEIFAKDNKIAVCDPVYPVYVDTNVMAGRTGVYDQKAETWSDVIYMPCTKETGFAPQLPKETPDIIYLCFPNNPTGSTITKAQLQEWVDYANKAGAVIIYDAAYEAYISEADVPHTIYECEGARTCAIELRSFSKNAGFTGVRLGATVIPKDLICKDVMLHSLWARRHGTKYNGAPYIVQKAGEAVYSEAGKAQLKEQVAYYMKNAAVIYEGLKEAGYNVSGGVNAPYIWLETPKGMTSWEFFDYLLERANVVGTPGSGFGPSGEGYFRLTAFGSYENTVRAIERIKKI; translated from the coding sequence ATGTTTAAAGTAAATGATGATTACTTGAAGTTACCAGGAAGTTACCTCTTTTCCACGATTGGCAAAAAAGTGGCGGCTTTTCAGGAAGCCAATCCGGATCAGGACATTATCAGGCTTGGAATCGGCGATGTGACTCAGCCGTTGGCGCCGGCGATCATTGACGCCCTCCACGGCGCGGTAGATGAAATGGCCCATGCAGAGACCTTTCATGGATATGCCCCGGACTTGGGATACGAGTTCCTAAGAAGCGCCATGGCAAAGAATGATTACCAGGACAAGGGATGCGATATAAAGGCAGACGAGATATTCATCTCAGACGGAGCGAAATGCGATTCCGGAAACATCCAGGAAATATTCGCGAAGGATAATAAGATTGCCGTATGCGACCCGGTCTATCCCGTCTATGTAGATACGAACGTAATGGCCGGGCGTACCGGAGTCTATGACCAGAAAGCGGAGACATGGAGCGATGTGATCTACATGCCTTGTACGAAAGAGACCGGATTTGCGCCCCAGCTGCCGAAAGAAACGCCGGATATCATCTATCTGTGCTTCCCGAATAACCCTACCGGATCTACCATTACCAAGGCTCAGCTGCAGGAATGGGTGGACTATGCCAATAAGGCGGGCGCAGTCATCATCTATGACGCGGCCTATGAAGCATACATTAGTGAAGCGGACGTGCCGCATACCATCTATGAGTGTGAAGGCGCAAGAACCTGTGCGATTGAGCTTCGAAGCTTCTCCAAGAATGCCGGATTCACAGGCGTAAGGCTTGGGGCTACCGTGATTCCTAAGGATCTGATATGCAAAGACGTGATGCTGCATTCCCTGTGGGCGAGACGGCACGGAACCAAGTATAACGGCGCCCCATATATTGTCCAGAAGGCCGGGGAGGCAGTGTATTCCGAAGCCGGAAAGGCACAGTTAAAAGAACAGGTTGCCTATTATATGAAGAATGCCGCCGTCATCTACGAAGGGCTTAAGGAGGCAGGTTACAACGTGTCAGGAGGCGTGAACGCGCCGTATATCTGGCTGGAGACGCCGAAAGGGATGACTTCCTGGGAATTCTTTGACTATCTGCTGGAAAGGGCCAATGTGGTAGGAACGCCGGGCTCCGGGTTCGGGCCAAGCGGCGAGGGATATTTCCGTCTCACTGCCTTTGGATCTTATGAAAATACAGTCCGTGCGATCGAACGGATTAAGAAGATATAG
- a CDS encoding YmaF family protein — MYNQNYCKDQKHVHELTGSTKIFNECGDCHNHRFCTVTGEAIYHNEHDHFHEVKFRTDFSDEHFHEFCGKTSGAIDVGNGKHVHFIKDFTEEEDNHKHKFQAATLIDSPIDFECK; from the coding sequence ATGTATAATCAAAATTATTGCAAAGACCAGAAACATGTTCATGAACTGACCGGAAGCACAAAAATTTTTAATGAATGCGGCGATTGCCATAATCATAGATTCTGTACCGTAACCGGCGAGGCTATCTACCACAATGAGCATGACCACTTCCATGAAGTGAAATTCCGCACCGACTTCTCAGACGAACATTTCCATGAATTCTGCGGGAAAACCTCCGGCGCAATTGACGTAGGAAACGGCAAGCATGTTCACTTCATCAAAGACTTTACCGAAGAGGAAGATAACCATAAGCATAAATTTCAGGCTGCAACGCTTATCGACAGTCCTATCGACTTCGAGTGCAAATAG